The proteins below come from a single Chryseobacterium sp. MA9 genomic window:
- a CDS encoding sensor histidine kinase, which translates to MFLIINFIVILLIIRILFSGKILESLMKYRWKFLLRFQHIFFLFIFILMTYFTENYFLDSTQLVISIILNTIFNVGIYYLVYYYLVPRFYLSNKYPEFILYALICFLVSSLFRILWEPAVFQIDFSEKGYHVGFLYNVYISQGIIILVGSFLGITKDKFLIEQDVISLGEEKDQLYLDLLKSKLNPHFLLNTLNNIYANSFTHSDKTSDSILQLSRLLKYIIYDSGKEKVTVSQEFSSLKALAALYQLKYNNQLNIVMDIEDQEEFDIAEIPSAILLTLFENALKHSAIGEDAHGFIKLFCNIERFELYFEIINSVGKDRNHAAESNYHGLGHEAIIHILEKFYPDQYEFYSGPKENDQYKIALTITING; encoded by the coding sequence ATGTTTTTAATCATTAATTTTATTGTTATATTATTGATTATCAGAATTTTATTCAGTGGTAAGATTCTGGAAAGTCTTATGAAGTACCGTTGGAAGTTTCTGCTGAGGTTTCAGCATATTTTTTTCCTTTTTATCTTCATTTTGATGACTTATTTCACCGAAAACTACTTCCTGGATTCAACTCAATTGGTGATAAGCATTATTTTAAATACAATTTTCAATGTTGGAATTTATTATCTGGTATACTATTATCTTGTTCCCCGGTTTTATTTATCCAATAAGTATCCGGAGTTTATCCTGTATGCTTTAATCTGTTTTTTGGTGTCCAGTCTTTTCAGGATTCTTTGGGAGCCGGCAGTTTTTCAGATAGATTTCAGTGAAAAAGGCTACCATGTTGGGTTCCTGTATAATGTCTACATCTCGCAGGGAATAATAATTTTGGTCGGCTCTTTTTTGGGAATTACCAAAGACAAATTTTTAATAGAACAGGATGTAATTAGCCTTGGTGAAGAGAAAGATCAGCTTTATCTTGATTTGCTGAAGTCTAAGCTGAATCCTCATTTTTTGTTGAATACTCTTAATAATATATATGCGAACAGTTTTACCCATTCGGACAAAACATCGGATTCTATTTTGCAGTTGAGCAGGCTTCTGAAGTATATTATTTATGACAGCGGAAAAGAAAAAGTAACGGTTTCCCAGGAATTTTCTTCACTGAAAGCTCTTGCGGCTTTGTATCAGCTTAAATATAATAATCAGCTCAATATTGTAATGGATATTGAAGATCAGGAAGAATTTGACATTGCTGAAATCCCGTCTGCTATACTTCTTACTTTATTTGAAAATGCATTAAAACACTCAGCAATAGGAGAGGATGCTCATGGTTTTATAAAATTATTCTGTAATATTGAGCGCTTTGAACTGTATTTTGAAATTATAAATTCTGTAGGGAAAGATAGAAATCATGCAGCTGAATCTAATTATCACGGATTGGGTCATGAAGCAATTATTCATATATTGGAAAAATTTTATCCTGATCAGTATGAATTTTATTCCGGACCGAAAGAAAATGATCAATATAAAATTGCTTTAACAATTACTATCAATGGCTAA
- a CDS encoding CitMHS family transporter, with the protein MLTFLGFLMIFIFMILIMNKKMTPLTALVLVPVLIAVAAGFGPDLGKMMKDGVKEIALTGVMLIFAILYFSLMIDTGLFEPLVNVILKAVGDNPVKTTIGTALLTTLVSLDGDGSSTYIIVVAALLPLYKKQGMNPLVLTCIIMLAGGIMNILPWGGPTARVMSSLKLGHTEIFVPMIPVMVIGLIWVFFVAYILGVREKKRISKHGKYTKYSGQDIAGENDPALRRPKLIIINLILTIVLLCVMILDIIPLGVAFMIAFCIASVINYPKLKDQQKIISKHAGNALSVAGMIFGAGIFTGILNGTGIMNSMGNSIISIVPKTWGSYLNVITAIFSVPLTFFLTNDAYYFGILPVITATGSQLNIPPDILGRASLVGQASHLLSPLVPSTYLLVSLAGVEFSDHLKFTLKWAIGSSIVMLLSALALGII; encoded by the coding sequence ATGCTTACATTTCTTGGTTTTTTAATGATTTTCATCTTCATGATTCTTATCATGAACAAAAAGATGACTCCGCTTACCGCTTTAGTACTTGTACCTGTACTTATAGCTGTAGCAGCAGGATTCGGGCCTGACCTGGGAAAAATGATGAAAGATGGAGTAAAAGAAATAGCACTTACGGGGGTTATGCTGATTTTTGCCATCCTGTATTTCAGTCTGATGATTGATACCGGGCTTTTTGAGCCACTTGTCAATGTCATCTTAAAAGCTGTAGGAGATAATCCTGTAAAAACAACTATCGGAACCGCCCTTCTCACCACTTTGGTTTCTTTAGACGGAGATGGCTCTTCCACTTATATTATTGTAGTGGCAGCATTACTCCCGCTTTATAAAAAACAAGGCATGAATCCTTTAGTTCTGACCTGTATTATCATGCTTGCAGGCGGTATTATGAATATTTTACCATGGGGAGGTCCTACTGCAAGAGTGATGAGCTCTCTTAAACTTGGCCATACAGAAATATTTGTTCCTATGATTCCTGTAATGGTGATCGGGCTGATCTGGGTATTTTTTGTTGCCTACATTCTGGGAGTCCGAGAGAAAAAAAGAATAAGCAAACACGGAAAATACACCAAATACAGCGGACAGGATATTGCCGGCGAGAATGATCCGGCATTAAGACGTCCCAAGCTTATTATTATCAATCTGATCCTGACCATTGTCCTGCTTTGTGTTATGATTCTGGACATTATTCCTTTGGGAGTTGCTTTTATGATTGCTTTCTGTATAGCTTCCGTGATCAATTATCCGAAACTGAAAGACCAGCAGAAAATTATTTCAAAACATGCAGGAAATGCGTTATCTGTAGCGGGTATGATCTTTGGAGCAGGAATTTTCACAGGAATCCTGAATGGTACCGGAATTATGAACTCTATGGGAAACAGTATTATCAGCATCGTTCCTAAAACCTGGGGCAGCTATCTGAATGTAATCACCGCAATATTCAGTGTACCGCTGACTTTTTTCCTTACCAATGATGCCTATTATTTTGGAATATTACCCGTGATTACAGCAACGGGCAGCCAGCTGAATATTCCTCCTGATATTTTAGGACGCGCCAGTCTTGTGGGCCAGGCTTCCCATTTATTAAGTCCTTTGGTTCCTTCTACTTATCTGTTGGTTTCACTGGCAGGTGTTGAATTCTCTGACCACCTGAAATTCACCTTAAAATGGGCTATAGGATCATCAATCGTAATGTTGCTGAGTGCATTGGCACTTGGTATTATATAA
- a CDS encoding TerC family protein, protein MMFPDFTHLLNDILQNPAKSIAIIGNLILIESLLSVDNAAVLATIVMDLPEHQRKRALKYGILGAYLFRGLALIFASVLISVWWLKPLGGLYLLYISFDWFIKKIKNKDEEDAEETPDKESSWLYKNSIGLLGQFWATVAIVEVMDLAFSIDNVFAAVAFSDNLLLITLGVFIGILAMRFIAQWFVRLMQVFPFLETAAFIVIAILGVKLSLSLFEHFYPATAFAHFLASHTMEILVSAITVLLFVVPVATSYLFGFPARKK, encoded by the coding sequence ATGATGTTTCCTGATTTCACACACCTTTTAAATGACATATTACAAAACCCTGCAAAATCTATAGCCATTATCGGCAATCTTATCCTTATTGAAAGTCTTCTCTCTGTAGACAACGCTGCAGTGCTGGCTACCATCGTAATGGATCTGCCGGAACATCAAAGAAAAAGAGCTTTAAAATACGGAATCCTTGGAGCGTACCTGTTTCGCGGGCTGGCTCTTATTTTTGCTTCCGTATTAATTTCCGTTTGGTGGCTAAAACCGCTGGGAGGATTATATCTGCTCTATATTTCCTTTGACTGGTTTATCAAAAAGATTAAAAATAAAGATGAAGAAGATGCGGAGGAAACCCCAGACAAAGAATCCAGCTGGCTGTACAAAAATTCAATTGGGCTGCTGGGACAATTCTGGGCCACTGTAGCTATTGTAGAGGTAATGGATCTTGCTTTTTCTATAGATAATGTTTTTGCGGCAGTAGCTTTTTCAGACAATTTACTTTTGATTACGCTTGGGGTATTTATAGGGATTTTAGCGATGAGATTTATTGCACAGTGGTTTGTTCGTCTGATGCAGGTATTTCCTTTTCTGGAAACGGCAGCTTTTATTGTAATTGCTATTTTAGGTGTTAAACTAAGTTTGTCTTTATTTGAGCACTTCTACCCTGCTACGGCATTCGCTCATTTCTTAGCCAGCCATACCATGGAAATTCTAGTTTCCGCCATTACTGTTCTTCTGTTTGTAGTACCTGTAGCAACCAGTTATCTTTTCGGATTTCCAGCCCGCAAGAAATAA
- a CDS encoding four helix bundle protein produces MRDFKKFEVWKLSHQLTLKVYTSTQSFPKEEIFGLTSQIRRSFASIGYNIAEGSGRNSDKEFANFINIALGSSNEAENQLILAKDLGYIHENDYQNILQELTILKKKLVTLWNKLKVN; encoded by the coding sequence ATGAGAGATTTTAAAAAATTTGAAGTTTGGAAATTAAGTCATCAGTTGACTTTAAAAGTTTATACTTCAACTCAAAGTTTTCCGAAAGAAGAAATTTTTGGACTTACCTCTCAGATCAGAAGGTCATTTGCATCAATTGGATATAATATTGCTGAAGGGAGTGGCAGGAATTCAGATAAAGAATTTGCTAACTTCATCAATATTGCACTAGGATCATCCAATGAAGCCGAAAACCAATTAATTCTGGCCAAAGATTTAGGATACATCCATGAAAATGATTATCAAAATATTTTACAAGAATTAACAATACTTAAAAAGAAGCTTGTAACATTGTGGAATAAGCTAAAAGTAAACTAA
- a CDS encoding cation:dicarboxylate symporter family transporter, which translates to MMKPSKQKTFTDSYLRNLTLYVFTAIICGALTGYYFPEVSKHLETVSSYFFMLLEVLIIPVIFIAVTYGVSYIFSTKNAFKIVSQMVLYFLIITSVSIVLGIGSGLLLKPGANTGIIISSHKALPERFLTKTTNPLHISNYVLFLLISITAGVLIGLSKKKNNILKAIDRGRNLFFKLIKYVYIFLPIVIFSNIAYGISVYGINTLLPLSKIVATVYLTCVFFIFGILGVITAYFKINLWDFLISIKEEIILVIATSSSKMAFPMIFDKMESQGYDRKILRLIIPLGYNFNLAGACIYLSISCIFLIQFYNIPLTVKDYFWLFITISIASKTASGVPGSGFLALMFTLSRFGKIPTTDLALLYSVDRFMNEARSVTNFIGISVSAAIISKLNQNTISLKNDVS; encoded by the coding sequence ATGATGAAACCTTCTAAGCAAAAAACATTTACAGACTCCTATTTAAGAAATCTTACGCTTTATGTATTCACAGCCATTATCTGTGGAGCATTAACCGGTTATTATTTTCCGGAAGTCAGTAAACATCTGGAAACGGTAAGCAGTTACTTTTTCATGCTTCTTGAGGTTTTGATTATTCCTGTTATTTTCATTGCCGTAACTTATGGGGTAAGCTACATTTTCAGCACCAAAAATGCTTTTAAAATTGTAAGTCAGATGGTTTTGTATTTTTTAATCATCACCTCCGTAAGTATTGTATTGGGAATTGGGTCCGGGCTTCTTTTAAAACCGGGAGCCAATACGGGAATTATTATTTCTTCACATAAAGCCCTTCCGGAAAGGTTTTTAACAAAAACAACCAATCCATTACATATCAGCAATTATGTACTTTTTCTTTTAATCTCAATAACTGCCGGCGTCCTGATAGGTCTTTCAAAGAAAAAGAATAACATTCTCAAAGCTATAGATAGGGGAAGAAACTTATTTTTCAAGCTCATCAAGTATGTTTACATCTTTCTTCCGATAGTCATTTTCTCTAATATCGCTTACGGAATTTCTGTATACGGGATTAATACTTTGCTTCCATTAAGTAAGATTGTTGCCACGGTATATCTTACCTGTGTATTTTTTATTTTCGGAATATTAGGTGTTATAACGGCTTATTTCAAAATTAACCTTTGGGATTTTTTAATCAGCATCAAAGAAGAAATTATCCTTGTTATAGCAACCTCTTCTTCAAAGATGGCATTCCCCATGATTTTTGATAAAATGGAATCACAGGGCTATGACCGGAAAATTCTTCGTCTTATTATTCCTCTCGGGTACAATTTTAATCTGGCGGGAGCATGTATTTACCTTTCCATTTCATGTATTTTCCTTATCCAGTTTTATAACATTCCTCTTACGGTAAAAGATTATTTCTGGCTTTTTATAACCATTTCAATTGCTTCAAAAACTGCTTCGGGAGTACCTGGATCAGGCTTCCTTGCCCTGATGTTTACCCTAAGCCGTTTTGGAAAAATTCCTACCACAGACCTTGCTCTGCTCTACAGTGTAGACCGCTTTATGAATGAAGCCAGATCTGTTACCAATTTCATAGGCATTTCTGTTTCTGCTGCCATTATTTCAAAACTTAACCAAAATACTATTTCTTTAAAAAATGATGTTTCCTGA
- the groES gene encoding co-chaperone GroES, which translates to MSVNFKPLADRVLVEPIAAETKTASGIIIPDTAKEKPQEGTVVAVGPGKKDEPTTVQVGDKVLYGKYSGAELKLEGKDYLIVREADLLGIIG; encoded by the coding sequence ATGTCAGTAAACTTTAAACCATTAGCAGACAGAGTTCTAGTAGAGCCTATTGCTGCAGAAACTAAAACGGCTTCAGGTATTATCATCCCGGACACTGCAAAGGAAAAACCTCAAGAAGGTACTGTTGTGGCAGTAGGTCCTGGTAAAAAAGATGAGCCTACAACTGTTCAGGTAGGTGACAAAGTTCTTTATGGAAAATATTCAGGAGCTGAATTGAAGCTTGAAGGAAAAGATTATTTAATCGTAAGAGAAGCTGATTTATTAGGAATCATAGGATAA
- a CDS encoding DUF2490 domain-containing protein — MKLNIQLTLILSFCLVNGLLHSQSKDNYNMWFQYLMSAKLTDKSTLTALTQYRSFDLAYDTRLFLVNAYVDYEVVENIKPAAGAMFLILESYNADDSKKIRYEKRPFQQVTADYYIGRTSISNRLRVEERFISNPDEFEVRIRYLISVRIPFNKKGEKEKLYGILKNEIRMNVDKLEPFDSNRITAGLGIKLGKNSALELAFINQLETKKTSNYGFVGFRNNFDWRKKKQ, encoded by the coding sequence ATGAAACTTAATATACAATTAACGCTTATTTTATCATTTTGCCTGGTAAATGGCCTTTTACACAGTCAAAGTAAAGACAATTATAATATGTGGTTTCAGTACCTGATGTCGGCAAAACTAACTGACAAAAGTACTTTAACCGCTCTTACCCAATACCGTTCCTTTGACCTAGCTTATGACACAAGGCTTTTTCTGGTGAATGCTTATGTAGATTATGAAGTGGTAGAAAATATAAAACCTGCTGCAGGAGCTATGTTTTTAATCCTTGAATCTTATAATGCAGACGATTCTAAAAAGATAAGATATGAAAAAAGACCTTTCCAGCAGGTAACTGCTGATTATTACATCGGCAGAACGTCAATCTCCAACCGACTAAGAGTGGAAGAACGTTTTATCAGCAATCCTGATGAATTTGAGGTAAGAATACGGTACCTCATCTCTGTCAGAATTCCTTTCAATAAAAAAGGAGAAAAAGAAAAGCTCTACGGTATTCTTAAAAATGAAATAAGAATGAATGTTGATAAGCTAGAACCCTTCGACAGCAATCGTATTACAGCAGGCCTTGGAATAAAATTAGGAAAAAACTCTGCTTTGGAGTTGGCTTTTATCAATCAGCTGGAAACCAAAAAGACAAGTAATTATGGGTTCGTAGGATTCAGAAACAATTTTGACTGGAGAAAAAAGAAACAATAA
- a CDS encoding M1 family metallopeptidase, with amino-acid sequence MKLKVVILSLSVFAYTGFTAQNIQNNPGSNHGNKFEQLGTILPTPNIYRTASGAPGHGYWQNRADYNITAYLDEDKRNLKGSETVTYYNNSPDDLDYIWLQLDENEHSSIRNAGYDTSSVLRPSTTDQQLKATELPVKDNGYGVSLEKVTDASGNALKYTINKTMMRIDLPKVLKKGEKFVFKVDWNYNISNRMKMGGRGGYENFPEDGNDLYTMAQWYPRMCVYSDFQGWQNHQFTGRGEFALVFGDFKVSMNVPADHIVGGTGECKNYDQVLTSEQLSRYKKAENASEPIEIVTLDEAKKAEKNHSKQRKTWVFEAKDVRDFAWTSSRKFVWDGMRVTIPENNNKVMAMSFYPKESYGLYRKFSTKAIAHTIKTYSEFTIPYPYPVAQSVEAANGMEYPMICFNFGRTEKDGTYSEGTKNGMLGVIIHEVGHNFFPMIINSDERQWAWMDEGLNTFTEYLTEEKWDNKFPSKRGPAWTIVDYMKLPKDQLEPIMSNSENIVQYGPNAYSKPATGLNILRETIMGRELFDKAFKTYAKRWAFKHPEPADLFRTMEDASGEDLDWFWRGWFYGTDPVDIAIDKVTVAVPNLETDPKAAAEVKYQVEKPLVNSFEDLSKIRNREDKNIKFYVDTDKAAQDFYYKYDRGQEKIDNNKEYTIKTEASLPLDAKDKEKFKNITGYQIDFVNKGGLVMPIILEFTFEDGSKVYDKSAAQIWRLNEQKVSKTYYFDKKVKSIQLDPMRETADIDTNNNFWSSTGSGTETSKFQLFKQKQEAGSVRGGSTGKVNPMQAAGKS; translated from the coding sequence ATGAAACTAAAAGTTGTCATACTTTCACTTTCTGTATTTGCATATACAGGTTTCACCGCACAAAATATTCAGAATAACCCAGGCAGCAACCATGGCAATAAGTTTGAGCAGCTGGGAACAATTCTACCAACACCCAACATTTACAGAACGGCTTCAGGAGCTCCGGGACACGGATACTGGCAAAACAGAGCCGACTATAACATTACCGCGTATCTGGATGAGGACAAAAGAAATCTGAAAGGTTCAGAAACGGTTACTTACTACAACAATTCTCCGGATGATCTGGATTATATCTGGCTGCAGCTTGATGAAAATGAACATTCAAGCATCAGAAATGCCGGATATGATACTTCATCTGTTCTTCGTCCTTCAACGACCGACCAGCAGCTTAAGGCAACGGAACTTCCTGTAAAAGATAATGGCTATGGCGTAAGTCTTGAGAAAGTAACAGATGCTTCAGGTAATGCTTTGAAGTATACCATCAACAAAACCATGATGCGTATTGATCTTCCTAAAGTTTTGAAAAAGGGTGAAAAATTCGTTTTCAAAGTAGACTGGAACTACAATATCTCCAACAGAATGAAGATGGGAGGCCGCGGCGGTTATGAAAATTTCCCTGAAGATGGCAATGATCTCTACACTATGGCACAATGGTATCCAAGAATGTGTGTATACAGTGACTTCCAGGGATGGCAGAACCACCAGTTTACCGGAAGGGGGGAATTCGCTTTGGTTTTTGGAGATTTTAAGGTTTCAATGAATGTTCCTGCCGATCATATTGTAGGAGGAACCGGAGAATGTAAGAATTACGATCAGGTATTAACATCTGAGCAGTTATCAAGATACAAAAAAGCTGAAAATGCATCTGAACCTATCGAAATCGTCACACTGGATGAAGCTAAAAAAGCTGAAAAAAATCATTCAAAACAAAGAAAAACATGGGTTTTTGAAGCGAAGGATGTTCGTGATTTTGCATGGACTTCTTCGAGAAAATTTGTCTGGGACGGAATGCGTGTAACAATTCCTGAAAACAATAATAAAGTAATGGCGATGAGTTTTTATCCAAAAGAATCTTATGGTCTTTACAGAAAGTTTTCTACAAAAGCGATTGCTCATACAATTAAAACCTATTCAGAATTTACAATTCCTTATCCATATCCTGTAGCACAATCTGTAGAAGCAGCAAATGGAATGGAATATCCTATGATCTGCTTCAATTTCGGAAGAACTGAAAAAGACGGAACCTATTCTGAAGGAACCAAAAACGGAATGCTTGGAGTGATCATCCACGAGGTAGGACACAACTTCTTTCCAATGATCATCAATTCTGATGAAAGACAATGGGCATGGATGGATGAAGGTCTGAACACGTTTACAGAATATCTTACAGAAGAAAAATGGGATAATAAGTTCCCTTCCAAAAGAGGACCGGCATGGACCATCGTAGATTATATGAAACTTCCGAAGGATCAGCTGGAACCTATTATGAGCAACTCTGAAAATATTGTTCAGTATGGCCCGAATGCGTATTCAAAGCCTGCTACAGGACTGAATATTCTTCGTGAAACCATCATGGGAAGAGAGCTTTTTGACAAGGCCTTTAAAACCTATGCTAAAAGATGGGCATTCAAACATCCTGAACCTGCAGATTTATTCCGTACAATGGAAGATGCCAGCGGTGAAGACCTTGACTGGTTCTGGAGAGGATGGTTCTACGGTACAGATCCTGTAGACATTGCGATTGATAAAGTAACAGTAGCTGTTCCAAACCTAGAGACAGATCCAAAAGCAGCTGCTGAAGTAAAATATCAGGTTGAAAAGCCTTTGGTAAACAGTTTTGAGGATCTTTCAAAAATCAGAAACAGAGAAGACAAGAATATCAAGTTCTATGTAGATACTGACAAAGCTGCTCAGGATTTCTATTATAAATATGACAGAGGCCAGGAAAAGATAGATAATAATAAAGAATATACTATCAAAACGGAGGCAAGTCTTCCTTTAGATGCAAAGGATAAAGAGAAATTCAAAAATATTACCGGTTATCAGATCGATTTTGTAAACAAAGGCGGATTGGTAATGCCTATTATCCTTGAATTTACTTTTGAAGACGGATCAAAAGTATATGACAAATCTGCTGCACAGATCTGGAGACTGAATGAACAAAAAGTTTCCAAGACCTATTATTTTGATAAGAAAGTAAAATCTATTCAGCTTGATCCCATGAGAGAAACTGCTGATATTGATACAAACAATAATTTCTGGAGCAGCACCGGGTCCGGTACTGAAACTTCAAAATTCCAGCTCTTTAAGCAAAAACAGGAAGCAGGTTCTGTAAGAGGAGGCTCAACCGGAAAGGTGAATCCAATGCAGGCCGCAGGAAAGAGTTAA
- a CDS encoding LytTR family DNA-binding domain-containing protein gives MANLTIVNVDDEYPALQLVKQYCDQLEDVELLASFQKPEEALAFLKANKVDLVVFDINMPGINGVELLQQLSDPPLCIFLTLETKYAVKAFELDVVHYLIKPVDFDTFKKAVNKARDFVQFKSSANNNQQEDYIMFKSNYVMNKVFLKDILWIQGFGEYIVLMTPLKKYMILERMSNFEEKFQHFGFIRIHKSYIVLSDHINSYNSGHVFLKNGEELPLGRTYKKNVKAHLS, from the coding sequence ATGGCTAACCTGACTATCGTTAATGTAGATGATGAATATCCTGCATTACAGCTTGTAAAACAATATTGTGATCAGCTTGAGGATGTTGAACTGCTGGCTTCATTTCAGAAACCGGAAGAAGCACTGGCTTTCCTGAAAGCAAACAAAGTGGATCTGGTTGTTTTCGATATCAATATGCCTGGAATTAATGGAGTAGAGCTTTTGCAGCAGCTTTCTGATCCACCGCTATGTATTTTTCTTACTCTGGAAACAAAATACGCGGTGAAAGCCTTTGAGCTGGATGTTGTTCATTATCTTATAAAACCTGTAGATTTTGATACTTTTAAAAAAGCAGTCAATAAAGCTAGAGATTTTGTTCAGTTTAAAAGTTCTGCTAATAATAATCAGCAGGAAGACTATATTATGTTCAAATCCAATTATGTGATGAATAAAGTTTTCCTTAAAGATATTCTTTGGATACAGGGATTCGGTGAATATATCGTACTGATGACTCCATTGAAAAAGTATATGATTTTGGAGAGAATGTCAAATTTTGAAGAGAAATTTCAGCATTTCGGATTCATCAGAATTCATAAGTCTTATATTGTATTATCAGATCATATCAATTCTTATAATTCCGGGCATGTTTTTTTGAAAAACGGAGAAGAGCTTCCACTGGGACGAACTTATAAAAAGAATGTAAAAGCACATTTAAGCTAA
- a CDS encoding HupE/UreJ family protein — protein sequence MQDFLFYLNLGWEHIISLDALDHQLFVLALIAVYSYSDWKKILILVTAFTIGHSITLALSILDIFRVPSDWVEFLIPLTIVLTSLDNIIMKNQKQTLMRANYYLALIFGLVHGMGFANTARVMIAKSQSIALPLLGFNIGLELGQIVIVAAILIILFISLNLFKVNKKDWILFVSSGVFALSLKMTLERIPF from the coding sequence ATGCAGGATTTTCTTTTTTATTTAAACCTTGGATGGGAACATATTATTTCTTTGGATGCATTAGATCATCAGTTATTTGTTTTGGCTTTGATTGCTGTTTATTCTTACAGTGACTGGAAAAAAATACTGATCCTTGTAACCGCATTCACGATTGGACATTCCATTACATTAGCTTTAAGTATTCTCGACATCTTCAGAGTTCCGTCTGACTGGGTTGAGTTTTTAATTCCCCTTACAATTGTTCTGACATCATTGGATAATATCATTATGAAAAATCAAAAGCAAACCTTGATGCGGGCCAATTACTATCTTGCTCTGATCTTTGGGCTGGTACATGGGATGGGATTCGCCAACACAGCAAGAGTAATGATTGCGAAAAGTCAAAGTATTGCTTTACCTCTGCTGGGATTCAATATTGGTTTGGAGCTTGGACAGATTGTAATTGTTGCTGCAATCTTAATCATCCTGTTTATTTCACTCAATCTTTTCAAAGTGAATAAAAAAGACTGGATACTCTTTGTTTCTTCCGGGGTATTTGCTTTATCTTTAAAAATGACTTTGGAAAGAATTCCTTTTTAA